The following are from one region of the Salvia hispanica cultivar TCC Black 2014 chromosome 1, UniMelb_Shisp_WGS_1.0, whole genome shotgun sequence genome:
- the LOC125201730 gene encoding non-structural maintenance of chromosomes element 1 homolog, with amino-acid sequence MAPLSWRHHTLIQSLLSRGPLNEDDFFSIFSQLTVKNSGSRQQQERKLFNEFLRKINAELSFVQLELRACRNQYDGHVYYGVVNNVEDDQSKLGTKYTVPQIAFYKGIVEAIIHDAEGEGCIFNTAALYIRLETQVHGANDSQSQGVASQIPPAFKNFSMAQKEKTLDQLVNDQWLCSMPEGKIGIGVRSFLDLRSWFRTNEVPACEVCNEAAIKAQLCPNEACNVRLHSYCLQKKFSGQRVERVCSGCGTQLQGSTVKEELIEEISNANGSSQRRAESSRKRRRRPIQEASADIDTAGDDSPPMSKPKRATRSSARLSAGE; translated from the exons ATGGCGCCGCTGAGTTGGCGGCACCATACCCTAATACAGTCGCTGCTGTCGCGTGGCCCGCTCAACGAAGACGATTTCTTCTCTATTTTCTCGCAACTCACTGTCAAAAATTCAG GGTCACGGCAGCAACAAGAGCGGAAACTGTTCAATGAGTTTCTCAGGAAGATAAATGCAGAGTTGAGCTTTGTGCAGTTGGAACTGCGAGCATGCCGGAACCAGTATGATGGCCATGTGTATTACGGCGTTGTCAACAATGTCGAGGATGACCAGTCCAAGCTTGGGACAAAGTACACAGTTCCTCAGATTGCTTTCTACAAAGGCATT GTTGAAGCTATTATACACGATGCTGAAGGTGAAGGCTGCATTTTCAATACAGCTGCTCTATACATAAGGCTAGAAACACAG GTTCATGGGGCAAACGATTCCCAATCTCAGGGAGTTGCTAGCCAGATCCCCCCTGCATTTAAGAATTTCTCCATGgcacaaaaggaaaaaacttTAGATCAACTAGTGAATGACCAGTGGCTTTGCTCAATGCCAGAAGGAAAAATTGGTATTGGAGTTAGATCATTTCTAGATCTGCGTAGTTGGTTTCGGACTAATGAGGTTCCTGCATGTGAAGTTTGCAATGAGGCTGCCATCAAG GCTCAACTTTGCCCCAATGAAGCTTGTAACGTCCGACTTCATTCCTACTGTCTGCAAAAGAAATTCTCTGGACAAAGG GTCGAAAGAGTTTGCTCGGGTTGTGGCACGCAGTTGCAAGGCTCAACAGTTAAAGAAGAGCTCATAGAAGAAATAAGCAATGCAAATGGTTCTTCTCAGAGACGTGCAGAATCTTCTAGAAAGAGGAGACGTAGACCAATTCAGGAAGCTAGTGCTGACATTGACACCGCAGGAGATGATTCTCCTCCTATGTCGAAACCAAAAAGAGCGACTAGAAGCTCTGCTCGGCTCAGTGCTGGTGAATGA